Proteins from one Acropora muricata isolate sample 2 chromosome 9, ASM3666990v1, whole genome shotgun sequence genomic window:
- the LOC136929913 gene encoding uncharacterized protein: MVTLDGHIPQDLTFFIFHYPFRLKFIPFLTSAHVILTTEFPVDQSGNIVVIIIIIIIIIIIIVTKPEKEETARSIFEETAINITTEGRKHLGAALGSRSYLEQYVNGKVEEWVEQVTKLAEFALPQPQACYAAFTYGLKHRWTYFLRTLPDLEDLLAPLERAIADVLIPSITGHYCTQGERELLTLPVRMGGMGLTNPSQEAASEYVASANISGPLAQRIKSQVHEPPDETEIHAVQREMCLVKNRYLKEKLDQVKGSVSGKTLRAVDLATQKGASSWLTVLPIRDMNFDLNKSEFRDAVKLRYDWDVPDMPSVCVCGDHFNVDHAMICKRGGFVIQRHNELRDLQAEMLRMVCNGVETEPVLQDITGEELNRGANTAPDARLDIVARGFWERQRSAFFDVRICHPNADSYRDMDLNQIYRQHETEKKRQYASRVLEVEQATFTPLVFSTTGGMAAECKRYHSRLAELLATKKGESYATTMSWIRARVSFALLRSALLCLRGSRAKRRIHLELTDIDFDIERGHANIR; encoded by the coding sequence atggtcacactggatggtcatatcccacaagatcttacatttttcattttccactaccccttccggttgaagttcataccatttctcacctctgctcatgtcatacttacaacagagtttccagtggaccaatctggcaatattgtcgttattattattattattattattattattattattattgttacaaagCCTGAGAAGGAGGAGACCGCCAGGAGCATCTTTGAAGAAACGGCAATCAACATCACCACAGAAGGTCGGAAGCACCTGGGTGCAGCGCTGGGCTCCAGATCCTATCTTGAGCAGTACGTCAACGGTAAAGTTGAGGAATGGGTGGAGCAGGTGACAAAATTGGCTGAGTTTGCTTTGCCGCAGCCCCAGGCTTGTTACGCGGCGTTCACTTATGGATTAAAACATCGCTGGACATACTTTCTGAGGACCCTGCCTGATTTAGAAGACCTACTAGCACCTCTAGAGCGCGCAATAGCTGATGTCCTCATACCGTCCATCACAGGGCACTATTGTACACAAGGTGAACGGGAGTTGCTGACCCTGCCAGTGAGAATGGGAGGTATGGGCCTAACAAATCCAAGTCAAGAAGCAGCCTCAGAGTATGTAGCATCTGCTAATATCTCTGGTCCATTAGCCCAACGAATAAAATCACAGGTGCACGAGCCACCAGACGAAACTGAAATACACGCTGTGCAACGAGAGATGTGCCTAGTGAAGAATCGATATTTGAAGGAGAAACTAGATCAGGTGAAGGGATCTGTTTCTGGAAAAACTCTGAGAGCTGTGGACCTTGCCACTCAGAAAGGTGCTTCTAGCTGGCTTACTGTTTTGCCAATTAGAGATATGAACTTTGACCTAAATAAGAGTGAATTTCGAGATGCGGTGAAACTGAGATATGACTGGGACGTACCTGATATGCcctctgtttgtgtttgcggGGACCACTTTAATGTGGATCACGCTATGATTTGCAAAAGGGGCGGTTTTGTGATCCAACGCCATAATGAACTGAGGGATCTGCAGGCGGAGATGCTTCGCATGGTGTGCAATGGCGTTGAAACTGAACCAGTTTTACAAGACATCACAGGAGAAGAGCTGAATAGGGGGGCCAACACCGCACCGGATGCGCGACTGGATATTGTAGCAAGGGGATTCTGGGAAAGGCAGAGGTCGGCTTTCTTCGATGTAAGAATTTGCCACCCAAATGCAGACTCTTACAGGGATATGGATCTAAACCAGATTTATAGGCAACATGAAACTGAGAAGAAGCGCCAGTACGCTAGCCGAGTTCTAGAAGTGGAGCAAGCTACATTCACGCCATTAGTTTTTAGTACTACAGGTGGAATGGCGGCAGAATGTAAGCGTTACCACAGTAGGCTTGCTGAGTTACTTGCTACAAAGAAGGGGGAAAGCTACGCGACTACCATGTCCTGGATCAGGGCTAGGGTGTCCTTTGCGTTGCTGAGATCAGCACTACTATGCTTGAGAGGTTCGCGAGCTAAAAGGAGGATCCATCTAGAATTGacggacattgactttgacatcgaaagaggacatgcaaatattcgttga